From the genome of Carassius carassius chromosome 49, fCarCar2.1, whole genome shotgun sequence:
TCAAAGAAATATgttcattgaaataaaacaaacatactgACTTTTAGCGATTGTCTATTCAGTGATTTGGACAGGAAatgtctttacattttaaaaaccttCATTTGAAAGATTTCCTctgcattatatttttaaatggattTGATGAATTAATCAGCAGTTAAGTCTGttaatacttttaattaattgACAGTAATGTTTACAcatattctgttttgttttttgttttttttggcgtGCAACCAAAGTGATAATGACTAAATAAAATTTCTATGAATTTGTTGCTTACTGAcataaactttaattaaaaagtaatctaCTTGTAGAAAAAGGGCATGACATTTATTAAATGAAGTCATTTTTTCAACAAACGGTCAGTGAATGCAGTGCTGAGCCTTCAAAAAATGTTGATCGTGAACTTCAGGAGGTCAAACTAAATACAACATGAGCTATTTATTTGCTGTTCATTTTATAAGATTTGTGGAGCTTCCAACCttgttgcaaagaaaaaaaaaaaggacttccCGATTCATGagattttttttgtacaaacAGGCTAAAAAACAGCCTTGTTTATAAAGGTTGAGCTTAATGTATGCACTCAAAATTGAGAAAATTGatggagtttatttatttattcacatgctgtagaAGTGAATCTAATAATGTTACTTCTTAGGTTTCACAATTTTAAGGAATGATACATTTGTAATGAGGAAAACCCATGTGGTATCAGGTTTGTGTGTGAAACGTGGAGCCCAGCTAATTTTGTTTTTAGAATTTAGaagttttaaaattactttttagtAAGAATTATGGACAAAATTTCTTGCAGAATGGTGTGTTCAAAATCTGTTTAAAGCATTGTACGAATAAACCTGACTTGACCTACTACAATGAGTCAAATATTAATTCAATAGATTCTATCAAAATTTGTAGAATTTAAATTGTTTGATAGTTAAGAGGGGTATACAGAAATGTGATTAGTTTAAAACATGCTATATTTCATTAACATGACAACTTACAAATGACAAATTATTATGACAACAAAAACATGGATTTGTGCTTctgatgatttatttaaaatatctatggGACACAAACATGCTATGTATTCATAAAAAGTGCCAGTTACACAGTTATGCTCGCTTTTCCTTTACTGCACATTGCTGTGAAGTAATGGGGAATCATAAACCAGTGTTTTATTGCTAAGTCACAGGGTTCCAGCCAGCCGTCTTTGCACAATAGTGGAAATGTTGAAAGAATCTTgacattaataatgtatttttttaacatctTTCCCAAAGCTACCTCTGATGGTACAAAAGAAGGAATCGACAGCATGAGAGGAGGCGTCTGTGTGACGCGAGGGATGAAGCTGGTTCTCAAAGTGGGACAGAGTGAGTATCATCATTACCTCCAAAGACACATCAATGAATGAACCTAAGCACTGAGGGAGAGtcaaaattcaataaatgttGTGTCAATACAAGCTCACTCCTGTCCACAATTGAAGCAATTGAATCATGCATCAAAATGTGCTGAGTGTTTTTCATCAtgtaatcttttttatttatttatttttgtttttttgcttttgtagCTGCATATGGCCTTCCCCCAAAGCTCAAACCTGATCCAGGCCGACCCAGCAACAGAATCCCAGGTAACAACCAGAAATAACCCGAGACACATTCACATTCACTTATGAGTTTAACCCTGGTTTAAAATCTGTTGTTTAACCCAGGATTAAGGCAACCTTTAATCCTCCGTTAAGCAACATTTCACTGTAGCAATTTTGAAAAGATGTTAGCTGTGCACCTAGATTGTGAAACATGCATTCATTTAATATTGAATGACTTTGTACAGTTGCAAAATTTTTCACAATGTTTAGGTTTAGTGTCTTTAGGGATAAGTGATGCCTAATGCTTCTTTGCATTGTCCGTttaatttttgtctttatttctaTAGTGATGGaatatgtaaacataaaataagtcgaagtaaaattatttaaacaaaaacaaatttagtAATGAATATCTCCACATCtctactgaaataaatgtaaagctaaatagaaatactaaaaactaattctgattaaattattcaaactaaaattaaaatgaaaactcaaaataatGAAAGCTTATTctgaataaatactttaatagtatataaataataactaccgtattttccggactataagtcacactttttttcatagtttggctggtcctgcgacttatagtcaggtgcgacttatttatcaaaattaatttgacatgaaccgagagaaatgaaccaagagaaaacattaccgtctacagccgcgagaggggctctatgctgctcaatgctcctgttgTCTACcctaagcagcatagagcgccctctcgcggctgtagacggtaatgttttctcttggttcttggttctaaataaatgcgacttatagtccagtgcgacttatatgttttttttcctcatcatgacctatttttggactgatgcgacttatactcaggtgcgacttatagtccgaaaaatacggtaactaaaataacactaaaatggAATGTTAACCAAAGCTCAGAAAGATGCCAAGTAAACAATTTTAATGATGAAAATCCCATGGGGTCTGCTTTCAACTGCATTTACATATTAACCTTGATTCCACATGCATATGTATCTGTTGTTATGTTAATGCACTGTCTAGTGTTCTTTGAATTGATTTCATTTCTTGGAGGCTTAGACTGTACTGGTTGATCTCCATAAAGTAAACATTTGAGGAACCAGCATTGTTGAAGCCAAACATGAGGCATATTTGTACTCAAGCTGGTTGAAATCATAGTTAGTTGTGGATTAAATCGAATCTAAATACTCTCAGGATGTTTGTCATAGAAGATAAAGCCAAAAAGCAAGTGAGCTTCAGAAGTCCTGCACGTGGATGTCGAGTCGTTGATTTATCAGCTCTTTTCTGTTTCAGATACAGAAAGTGGCTCTAAAGCGGGTGATGGGAGTGAGTCCGGTGAGAGGGGAGACAGCGGGGCTGTGTCTGTCTCTAACATTGCCTTAATCACCGCCGGTGCCGGGGGAGCCTTCATCCTCCTGATCGCCGTAGTGACCGCTATTGTGTTTTACCGCCGACGGAAAGCCAAGCACTCCGAATCTCACCACCCAGCCCTTACGCTCTCTTCTCTTACCCCAAAGAGAGGCAGCTCCTGCGGGGCAGCTACAGGAGTCAGTGGGGGCAACAATAATGGCTCAGAGCCCAGTGATATCATCATTCCCCTGCGGACCTCTGACTCGGCATACTGCCCCCATTACGAAAAAGTCAGTGGTGATTACGGACACCCCGTCTACATCGTTCAAGAGATGCCCCCTCAGAGTCCAGCCAATATTTACTACAAAGTATGAGATCAGCGGACACGCAGACAGCCCATCCTGAATTTATGGTACCTCACATACATGTGCTGTGTCCAAGTGACTCCATATCTAAGAGCCTATTCGCAGTACTAGAACTTGGACCTGAAGTTGAGTTCTAAAAAAAAGTGGTAAATCCCGATTTTATGTCATAGCAGCGTGTTTGCGTTTATTTacacgtgtgtgtctctgtgcacGGATAACGGATTTCACATGTACTCAGGTGCAGGTGAATTTACATCATCCGCTTGTTGAAGATGAGTTTCAACATCCGTTCTGATGGTTGAAACGGAGTTATTGTGCTTATCCTCAAAACCAAACAGTAGAGAGTGATTCATACAAAGAAtaactttataaataatataagtaCCTCTTACATTTTTACACTGGGGGGAAATTCACTAAGAAAGTGCACTGGctgattgtgtttgtttatttgcacatgcattgttttagtggTCCATTCACTAAAGGATATCCGGTATCAAAAGATCTAAACACCGCCTCCACGCCACAATTCCCCACCTCGCTAAATTGCAGATTAGCACAATCTGGCATACTTTACTGGGACTGTACCGTATCGCTAAGATCCAGACAGCTGACTGATTCTTTAAAATGCCAAAAACAGTTTAGACTCCATTGTGCGTCTAGATAGGtttccatttaaatgttttttcatcATTTGATGAATTAACGTGTCATTATCACTAGAAACTTTACACAgacttcattttttaaatatttgcacATTGCTAattgctgggggggggggggggttttgGACAATTTGGGGTACCAGGTAAAACAGATGGTGAAGACACCAAATTCAATGTTCCTTGCATTTTGGAACAATCACAATTTTTTGGTGTAGTTGGCAGAATCACGCAGTTTTGGCTTAGTTGGATCTGTTGTTTTGCGCATTATAAAATAAGGCTAATTTGCATGGAAAGGAGGCATGTTTGcgctgaaactgaaaaaaatgctttaagaatTCACTGCAATTTTTGTTTATTCTATTCCATTGCATTCATCTGGATTGTGGCTAGTGAATAAGATGCAGAGTGTACTTGGTGCAAAAGTAATGCAACTGTTTAGTGAATCCGCCCctctttatttagtttttctcagTTCATCTGATTGTAAATGTTTGTCTTTTCTGAACTCGGACCTCcatctgatttatttattgagaatCAAAGAAACAGTTTTTCATTCTTTCCACTTCATCAGCTTCCTATCGCAACTCCTTAGCGCCCAGTTGTTTGTTGTtgagtttttttaaacatttttatgtgaGCAGCAGAAATCGCATGTGGAGGAGGTGTAGACAGATGTTCGACTATTTCAGATGGAGACTGTTCAGAGGTTTCCAAGAGGTTGGAGGTCAAAGTTAAGCGGTCAGAGAAAAACCCCTCAGTGCTGCGTGGGAGTCCTTCACTCAAGATGATCTGAGGGGTACTCGCTCTCTGCCCTTCCTTCTGAAGAATTGTGTACTTCATGATAAACTGCTCACTTACCCTAGACACACAATACCAAACTTCTGTACACTTAATACGCACATCCACATCACTGCagtttgtgttttcatgtgttaACCCCTGCAGATGGACTTCAgctgtgtgtttgaatgtgtttCAAAGAGTTGTGGTTCAAGATGAAGACTAAGAGAGCTAATGCAACTGTGCATCTAAATTAACTCAGTCACAAACTCTCCACGGCCTCTTGAGTGTTACACATATCCATTGCTTGGTTACAATCTCGTCTCGACTCTAATTATCACGTTTCGGGTGATGTCTCCAAACCATCTCTGACATTATCTTCCCTGTGCCAGCTTGAGGCTTCAGGTCCACAGTTCAGAGTTATTTCACTGGATGAGACATGACATCATCACGAGAGACAGTACCTTACCAGCCGGAGAGACCCAAGCTTTCTGGATCAGACTTCTCTCTTCAAGTCACTGTTGATTTAAGGATTTCTTGCCGTCATTACCATAAACGAGTAACTACCAGAAATGGCACCTTTATAATTTTGTTAtgggattttttaaatgtttttattcctCCTGTTTTATTGCTTTCAACAGTGTTAATTTGTTTGTAGATTGAGCAAATGAGAATATTTTTAATGAAGGAAAAACAAACAGTTTTATCCAACCTGCCCTGCTTGTGTCTGTGGTAATCCTCGATGGTAACAAGCATTGGGAACTGTAAGAAATTTAACAGTTGTGGTTCTGATTCCCTTTAACTGTCCCATTGACTATTCCTTTAGTACATCTGAAGAAAGACAtttgcattttttgcattttctgtcCTTAACAGTCTGTTGCCAAATTATGGACTTTTCACAGAATTTTAATGGTGACAAATTCAATCCAATAATTAGTcctatgtattaaataaaaaactgaatgtCAAAAATGTGGTaagattttctattttcatattttcattaatttttataagtaaccaatttaaaaaaaaaaaaatgtgtatcttTATCTGAACATTGTCAATTAACATTGAGTCAGGAACTACACTGAGTTAAGTCACACAGACCTTAAGTCcgaaataacaaaaataagaacTTTTAGGGTAGTcatttgttcaggaatcagactacATTGGTCATCCTGTGTGTGAATTGTGAATCACAATAAAGAGATAAAGATATTGAGTTTTATTTAAGACACTTATTAGCAAGTAATTGGATATCTACGAGCAGAACTTTATTCGGCTTAGTTTTTAGAGTTATTTCTGCAAAATAACTGATACTTGTTACTAATGAATGGACAGGAgatggttttttgttgttgttgttttttcgcaAAGTCTGCAtatattttcttgatttttttctgattattcTATTAACAATGGCTACGTCATCTATCGCATACTGTACTTTAATGAGTTGGTAcatattttaagtaattaaaaaagtgtgttttataggatgaatgtgtgtgtggtgCTGCATGAATGTAATCTGGACATACTACATCTGTAATGTTTACAATTTCACGTGATCTACCAGCCTCATGGAATAGTAAACTGTCCATCGTATGCACACTTAAGAATTTTGCTGATAGTAGTAGTGGGTCATCCAGGTCCTTTTCCCTGCTGTTTTATGATTACTGTGAATTTGGACATACTTCTTTTGttccatacttttttttttcctactatataATAGGGAAGTTTGCCATTTCGAATGCAGCCAGAGACTGTTGTgtcattaaaggtacaatttgtaagatatttgcagtaaaatatccaaaaaccactagtcTAGTGTTATATAATTTGTCCAGCTGAtcactaacaatatctctaatgttttcaactgcttgtaaatgatgagaaaattcccattctaaactgtgactacgtttacatgctgttaaaatttgggttatggtcgggttaaggtcactattcgggtttctgaaacattcgggataacccgtttacatgcgtgagcagagagagttaccaatcccgatgtaaactgcgacgcacggttagcgtctggacgtacggacaacaagacgcaatatgcgtcatttccgattcttcctcctgtatccaaagacaacaacaacaacagcagcagcaggcggataatgaatagtttggggcagatagcgatagtttttgtttgcgctttggcgctggtactgatccaccagcagcacttgacactactgtggctctatactgcacgcagggttttttatgcgccgtctctactcaaaagaccaagattccttgcgaatagaacatgcgcagaacacacattttgatggggatatgccgaaacgcgtttacaagaccaaatattcgggttagaaaaggggtaccccaggtataatataatatgagcatatccgggtttttgccggtgtttacatggccgtgcgcgaccgggttattgctaatatcccggttttgaacgggttattggctgtaTGTAAACGCAGTctgtgacacggggcagtgcagttgcctgtcaatgacgttagttaccctttgttaccacctttactgacgtagaaaccacgtgacaacagtgtcgtggaaaaatgtagcttcgcgacaaattataactagaaagagatgccgatctcgcttgtgttttactcgacaggtgagttgttttgattcgtatctttacagaaaatgtatgttattataacgatcaacaagattagtattatggggcatacacgccaaacgtggGGCATCGTGTCTCTAGCCCCGCGCGAGGACgtatctgatccatagtctgatcgcgtctttgcattgcctTTTGTATGTAATCTATTTGCGCAAaccgttgaactcgcgttaaatacatgatttatctttccgtctgattgatggtcgtcagcggttgggtagaagacaacaaatcccatcattccacgcgccttcttagcgtcatcaaaccacgcgattgttattgttttggtattgAGCCCTCCAGTgacaggtcctacaacctgtacctttaattgaATGAGTTTTTATATTGTGGTATTCAAGAAGGATGCATTTCCAAACTACTACCCCTGCAGGCCTGGAGGAACCATTGTCAGGCTTATTCATACtttatttgttatagttttttgttttgttttgttttatcaatGTATCATTTATCCTTTACACCCGCATTATTTGTTATACTCTGCTGATTTTCATCCTAAAAGATGTTCTGGCTATGCAGGCCATGGGTTAGgcagttttcttcttcttcttctttgtccAGCTCCTCTGTTTAGCAAAGGTGAGCCATCTGGCCTGATTAGTGTTGACCTAAGCCACCCAAAGCATTTCAATACCTACCAAAAAATTCCAATAGCGATCACAACATAACACCAAACcctgttttacattttacatagtcattcaatactggctgttacacttttatttgtttacatttgtcaGATATCATAATTTGAGATGCATTTCCCTGAAGTATGGTAAAGGCTGTTTCTAACTTACTCAACAGTATTTCTATAATCAATGCTGTTTTCAAGAGGATGTTTTCACTGTTTTAAAAGTCCAGTTGTACTGGACAGGATTTGAAGTTCGGACTATGTTGAGAcgttatgggggggggggggaacatTGAggcaatgttaaataaatgttaatatgttTAAGATGTTTAGATTAGACATCGGGAATAACTGTTGGTTGCACCTATTCCTTTACTCTCGCTTTTTCTCTCTTAACTCTCTCTTTCCAACCAAGACACTATATCAAATAAAGATTACATTCCATGCAGTGAAACtcactgattaaaaaaagaaaaaaaacaggcttCTGAGCTGGTTTATCATGGCTATCATTCACCTTTataacagtggttctcaaacctccAAGATGGTGTTTTTACCACTACTTGCTGTTTTTGACAGTTCTTCGTTAGGTTTCACTCTTTCCTCATTCCTTCATGCTTGATCTCATAATATCTTCCCACAGTTCACCTCTATTGTTACTCTGTTTGTCCAATGACTTGATATGGTTCGCTGCTGGCTTGTAATAATTGCTTGATGATATCACTGGCATTTTAATGGCACAATCACTCCCTTCCCCTCCCGGTTTCACTCTGTCTTCCTACTTGGTTCATCTCTCTATATCAGTGTTTGATGTGTTGTCCCCATCAAGTCTGGGCACTAAATCAAATGAGCGCTTTGACAAGCGCTAGAAAAACCCCTCACTACCAAAACCCCCCATGACCATTCACAGTATAGTCGTAACAACCGATGGCTGCTGCATTTGACCGTCTGTTTGTTCTTGAAACATACTCTGGCAGACTCTGATAGAGTTGTTTTTCAGTCCAATAATATCCAAGCCAGCAGACCACTGACAGGCTGTCAGAGACGAAGCTGTTGAGACAGAAGTGCAAGCACATGTGGACACACACACTTTGATTCGAGATATTGTTACAAGTTATCAGTTTCATAATCATTCATTTTCTTTTGGTTCATTCAACAGGAGATTAAACAGATCCCttcaattcaaatatttattcagaATTTGTACCCTCTCCTCTGACAGATGCTTCTGCCCAAAACCGTGGCATTATTAAAGCGGTTCCAGCACAATATGACtttaaagacaaatttaaatgcaGAACATTTTTCCCATACTCCTCTGAGGCAATGCGTGTGATTGACAGGTCGTATCATACGGTGTGTACTCCACTTACTCTGAAACCCACCTTCGCTCTGCCAGTGGGCCGCCTGAAGGGAGAGGGTCCATCTGAGCCTCATAGATAGCGAAActgtgtgtgcctgtgtttgTTTTCGTTCAGCTGTTTGTGTGTGCTTAGAGTCCGCCAGTGAATTGGAGGGTGGGCTAGAGGCGAGAAGTTAGCACTGAATCTTTCCGTTTGTGTGTATGGTTTGCACCCTTCAAATTCTTCTGTTTATTGACATGTACATGTGCTGGAGCTGGTCTTACATTAATCACCAACTTAAATGTTACACACTAGGCTCCCTTTCTGAATTTGCATAACTGTCAACGCACACACTGCTGTAAAGTTTTATATTCTGACACATTCCAGGTCTATCTCTGCTTTTTTAAACCACATGAACAGATTTCACACCATCTGTGTACCATCAGTGAATTACATACACACATAGAGTATACTTGCAAACCTAGCACACACACTTAGTATTGTTCATAATATGACAAAAAAGGGTTATTTTGCAACACACAAGCTCTACTGCCTACATAGGAAATAATCTAACAGTTATTCTTATGTTGTTATTCTAATAATACAATATTCATAAGCATGGAAATACACActcattttttttctgctgactTCTTGTAGTGCATTTCTGGGATCACcttcatggcaaaaaaaaaaaaaaaaacatgcattgctGCTTTGGAATATAGGTGCAAtttagatttgtttatttttttcagaaggcAGCACAGCTACATTCCTGTCAGCAGTGCAACATTGGTGCTTTAAAATACTGTCTCCATAGATggttcactaggttttggagcaGAGCAATAAAATGTAATCTTCATTATCGTCCTACACAACTGcaaatacactcacacacatcatccCTTTGGTGACAGAATGAGATTTGTGATCTTGTCAGGATTATCCATGCTCTGGTTTCTAGGTCAGCATTCCATCAGAACAGCCATCCTCCCTAAGAGACacaggtcagacacacacacacacacagccgtaaAGATTAGCATCTTCCTCTAGAGACACGCTTTGTGCAGGGACCACAACAGCTTTTAATTATCTTACTTTCTCCCACACACTTATTTCAACAAGTACACACTGTCTTTCACACAAGTGCCCTCATGATTGTGTCCTCACAAACAATACAGACAATAAACCGCACCAGACTGCTTCCggaagtaaaaatcccatttAAAGTCTCCATAGAGAAATTGATTTAGCGTAAAAACTTTTCAATACAGACCTACAGTGAGCACAGTTTTAAGGGCAGTTTAAAACTCAAGTCACttctctgctgaaaaaaaaaaagtaggcaaAAATTACCCAGATGAGCTGCTACTTCCAGCGAAATTCTGAAGTGCACATCCATTTGATACTTTCCTATACAGCCATGGATGAGGATTTGTGAATGACACAATGCCACACAACTGATGCTGGTTTGTCACATGACAATTAAATTTTTCTTTGGATGAAACAATGAATCTTGATGGTAGTTTGTTTGGTTCAAGgctttttaaatgttcaaaataaatgagAATTTACTGAGATGATACGTTCAGCACCAGGCCGCTATATATACATTCTATACTGTCAGCTTCACAATCAACTTCTGCTGATGCTGTTTTTGTAGACATTTCTGTAGAACCCTCAGCTCATTTAGACAAAGAATACAGTCCACAAAGCACATGTTTTcctcaaactctctctctctctatttcccaCTTTCTCTGCCGAGC
Proteins encoded in this window:
- the LOC132132474 gene encoding ephrin-B2-like isoform X2, with the protein product MGVQTRGAWVAMAFSDWVSGFGFLLIFLMESLAVDATNMEPVYWNTLNRRFGDERGYILYPQIGDRLDLVCPATSPSGPNSPPEYEYYKLYLVSSREQADRCEVMGAPNLLLTCDKPNSDMRFTIKFQEYSPNLWGHEFKNLRDYYIIATSDGTKEGIDSMRGGVCVTRGMKLVLKVGQTAYGLPPKLKPDPGRPSNRIPDTESGSKAGDGSESGERGDSGAVSVSNIALITAGAGGAFILLIAVVTAIVFYRRRKAKHSESHHPALTLSSLTPKRGSSCGAATGVSGGNNNGSEPSDIIIPLRTSDSAYCPHYEKVSGDYGHPVYIVQEMPPQSPANIYYKV
- the LOC132132474 gene encoding ephrin-B2-like isoform X1, with protein sequence MLHTFTYYCHLPPFNALNGFSFLSDCNSLGPIHLSCRRNMGVQTRGAWVAMAFSDWVSGFGFLLIFLMESLAVDATNMEPVYWNTLNRRFGDERGYILYPQIGDRLDLVCPATSPSGPNSPPEYEYYKLYLVSSREQADRCEVMGAPNLLLTCDKPNSDMRFTIKFQEYSPNLWGHEFKNLRDYYIIATSDGTKEGIDSMRGGVCVTRGMKLVLKVGQTAYGLPPKLKPDPGRPSNRIPDTESGSKAGDGSESGERGDSGAVSVSNIALITAGAGGAFILLIAVVTAIVFYRRRKAKHSESHHPALTLSSLTPKRGSSCGAATGVSGGNNNGSEPSDIIIPLRTSDSAYCPHYEKVSGDYGHPVYIVQEMPPQSPANIYYKV